A genomic window from Ignavibacteriota bacterium includes:
- a CDS encoding T9SS type A sorting domain-containing protein, with translation MEQPQDTEKSFQDLVVYPNPAREQVSIVYSAAAPAELVISDLHGRILHRQSTNPAQSGSNTTSTISLRTYPPGVYHVQLTTATTRRNTLFLVY, from the coding sequence GTGGAGCAGCCACAAGACACCGAGAAGTCGTTCCAGGATCTCGTCGTCTATCCCAATCCCGCCCGTGAGCAGGTGTCCATCGTGTATTCCGCGGCGGCTCCCGCCGAGCTTGTGATCTCGGACCTCCACGGCCGCATCCTGCACCGGCAGTCAACAAATCCCGCGCAATCCGGTTCGAACACCACATCTACCATCTCCCTCCGCACCTATCCCCCCGGCGTATATCACGTACAGCTCACCACCGCCACAACCCGTCGCAACACGCTGTTCCTCGTATACTAG